The following coding sequences are from one Caballeronia sp. SBC1 window:
- a CDS encoding VacJ family lipoprotein, translating into MAKTPDAARTLRALSGGVLLAAAFALSGCATGPDAKPGDPLEPMNRQIFKFNDAADKYVARPIATGYVKVTPAPFRTAVSSFFSNIGDIGNFANNLLQLKITDATEDLMRIAINSTFGIGGLIDWATPAGLPKHDQDFGLTLGHYGVPAGPYLVLPLLGPSSVRDATNWIASYPLSPGTYLSTEADVSLFVMRFVSARADLLGATDILSQAALDKYAFVRDAYTQRRQYQLTGAANAALPDYGDEGGATAAPAAGASATAAPAKPGMGGSSKSQGLPNYSDPGAAQPASAPAGK; encoded by the coding sequence ATGGCAAAAACGCCCGATGCCGCCCGCACCCTGCGAGCGCTCTCTGGCGGCGTGCTGCTCGCCGCTGCTTTCGCCCTGTCCGGTTGCGCCACGGGCCCCGACGCCAAGCCGGGCGATCCGCTGGAACCGATGAACCGCCAGATCTTCAAGTTCAACGACGCTGCCGACAAATACGTTGCCCGCCCGATTGCAACCGGCTACGTAAAGGTCACGCCAGCGCCGTTCCGCACGGCGGTCAGCAGCTTCTTTTCGAACATCGGCGACATTGGCAACTTCGCGAACAACCTGCTGCAGTTGAAGATCACCGACGCGACCGAAGACCTGATGCGCATCGCGATCAACTCCACGTTCGGTATTGGCGGCCTGATCGACTGGGCGACGCCTGCGGGGCTGCCGAAGCACGATCAGGATTTCGGGCTGACGCTGGGCCATTACGGCGTGCCAGCCGGACCGTATCTGGTGTTGCCGTTGCTCGGCCCGAGTTCGGTGCGCGATGCAACGAACTGGATTGCGAGTTATCCGCTCAGTCCGGGTACTTACCTGAGTACGGAAGCGGACGTGTCGTTGTTCGTCATGCGGTTTGTGAGCGCGCGGGCCGATTTGCTGGGCGCAACGGACATCCTGTCGCAAGCTGCACTGGATAAATATGCGTTCGTCCGCGATGCCTACACGCAGCGCCGGCAGTACCAGTTGACGGGTGCGGCGAACGCAGCGCTGCCGGACTACGGCGATGAAGGCGGTGCCACCGCAGCGCCCGCGGCTGGTGCGAGTGCGACGGCTGCGCCGGCGAAGCCGGGCATGGGCGGAAGCAGCAAGTCGCAAGGCTTGCCGAACTACTCCGATCCGGGCGCGGCCCAACCGGCGTCGGCACCGGCTGGGAAGTAA